The window ATTAAAATGTTCGATTTTCAGAATTTTTGAAAGATCATTTTTAATTCTTTCCTCACTCGAAACGATTGCTTCAAAACTTGGACGTATAGTTTCTTTCTCCTGAGTTTTTATAAAAGCAATAATCTGATCTATTCTTTTTATCACTTTTTCAAGTTCAGCTTTTGGAGATTCGTGTTTAATTGGATCAAGTCCGGTTCTCTCAAAAAAATCTAATGAAACTGTAATAAATTCTTTCTTCGAAAGTCCTTTTTTCTTACAAAGCTCTCCAATCTTTTCAGGTCTTGTTGAGAAATAGCAATTGTTGTATTTGGCTTTTTAGTAGGCTCCATTATATTGATTTATATGTAATAATTTCGATGAATAAAGCTCTTCAAGAGATTTATATATCCTTGATATATAGTTTCAAAAAGATTAAATATTCTAATTAATTGACGGTCAGTTATTTCCCCGAAGGGGCAAGATGAAACAGTGGCTCTGCCCAGTTTCGTCTTGCTGGATAAATCCACCCTTATCAACCACGAGAAACTCATTAAAATCCTTGTAATCTTTATACATGAAACTATAATCTACCGCATTGGAAAATGAAGACAATAGTTCATCTTTTGTCTTTTTCCCAGCAGAATCATTGTCGAGAAAAAGTAATATTTCCGAATAGCTTTGAAGGTAATTTTTGGCTCTGTTTAACATCGAAATTGAGTTCAGAATTATAATATCTTCTTTCAATTTTTCTTGAAGTTCGATATAAGAAAGCGCATCAAAAAAGCCTTCAAAAACAACAATTTTATTGCTGTCATTTTTAATTATCGAAATATCTTTTTTCAAAAGTGAACCTTTATAAAATGAATTTCTTAGTTCCCATCCTCCGGATAAATTTTCGAATCCAACAGCATACAATTTTTTATTATTAATCGTAAATTTTATCTCTTTTAAAAATCTGAATGATCTTTGAGTAAGACCTCTTTCAAATAAATATTTTTTCAGATTCCAATTTTGAATTTCCGCAACTTCAGTGATGTTGTAATTTGGCTTCTCAATTTCCGTCTGCTGATGAAAAGAAGAAAAACTTTTTTCGGATGCCCAGGAGAGAATTTCGTTGATGGAATAATTAAAATATTTCTTCAAAAAATCGATGTTATTTCCGCCAACACCTTCAGAATGTAAATACCAAATATTTTGGCGCTTATCGAGCTTAAAAGATGCTTCGGTTTCGGTTCCAAAAGGATTGAGAAACCAAGCTTCTTTTTCATTTTGTTTTTTTGGAAGGTGTCCGAGAGAAAGGAGGACTTCTTCCAATTGTACTGAATTAAATTGTTTACAGTTCATTTTTTTTTATTTTGATTAGCAAAAATTCCTTTTAATAAAAAAGAAAACTTTTAAATACTTTTAATATATATTTTAGTAATTCCTGAAAACCCTTTACAGGTGGTCGTTTGAGTTAAAAATGACAGGAGTGCAATACCGCAATTGACAGGAGCGCAATACCGCAAAAACAAGAGTGCAATACCGCAAAAACATCAATTATGTCCGAGCGCAATACCGCAAATAATTGGTGAATTCACCAAGATTTTTCCTAATTGCTGCTTTTGAGCTAAAAATTTGATATGGAAAAGAGCGCAATACCGCAAACCTGACGGTAAAAACTAAAATTTTAACATTTCCTTAACTTCAGAGAGTGCAATACCGCAATTGGAGAGAGTGCAATACCGCAAACACAGGAGTGCAATACCGCAAACTAAATTATATGATGACTGGATATGCATCCGGAAATCTTTTTCCGGTCTCTGATTCCCGGTAAACTTCAATAAGAAATTCTTGTAATTTCTGAAGAAAATAAATCCCTTTAATATTGGTAGAAGTTTTTCCTGTAATCCTATTTTCTTTAATAAATCTTTTGTAAGCTTCTTCGATCTGAAGCCTTATCTTTAAAATATTAGAATAACTATACAAGAATCTGGTTAAGTCAATATTCTCTAAATAATACCGCTGTCTAAAATATCTTATTCTTCGATTTATAAGTCTAACATCATTAGCTTTCTCTGTTAAAAGCCCTTCTTCAATATTCTTATTTAAATATGGAATAATTGAAATTGCATCATGTTCGTATTTATAATTGAATGACAGATGATTTAATTTATTGAGATTGAATCTGATTGGCTTCAAAAACTTAATACAGAAATCATTTGAATTCTTATAATTAAGATTAAACTTCTGATTAAAAGTTGAAAGTTTCAGAGTCGTACCGTTCTCGGGAATCTTCGATAACCATATTGCAAACAAAACGTGTTTGTTATTTCTGATTTTATAAACCAATTCATACATTACATGATTATATTCTGTTAAGACAATCAATTTTTTAAGCCAGAAACTACTTATCAAAAATGAAGTGTAACCTCTTTCTTCATAGGTAGGTAAAGAGATCAGTCCTCCAAAGGTTTTAATATCCTTACCTGCTATATTTTTTGATATGTACCAACCCATTCTGAATTTTGTAAGATATTCATATGCTTCAACAATCTGTTTACTGGATCTTTTTTCTGAAATCTTTCTGTTTCTGATTTTCATAGAGATAAAAACATTATTTTCAGTTTCGAATTCTTCATCAAAAAGAGTGAGTTGTCTCACTTGCTTTTCAGGCATAAACTGATCATTTCTAAGAATTGAGATTATATTGAAAATAATTCTTAACGCATTTATGGGTATATCTGTTGCTTTATTATCCTGAAACAAAAAGTCATCTGTAAATTGGTTACCTATTCTTATAAATTCAGCCTTCTCAATGTCATCATAGCTTTTCTTAACAATTTTTCTACTTTGATCGGAAACCATATGTGTCATTTTTAATTTCTCCTTTACGCTTTAAAAATCCTTTGAAAAATTGAAATTGTTTTTGAAAATAATTTCTCTAACGTTTCAATAAAATTTTCTCTGTAATACTTGTCTACGAAATTTTCCTGCACCAGAATGTTACAAGCTAATCTCCGAAGATGGTGTCTTGATAGTTCCGGATTTCTTCGAATAGAATTCAAAAATTCTTTCCTGGCTGTATTATTAGGTAAAGAATCTAGCTGTTTAATCAGTTTGTGTAATTCGTTCATTACAATTCTGACTATTTACGATTCCTTCTACCATATTCCAGAAGCTCTTTTTTTGAATAATAAAATCTCCCGCTGAAATTGTAATATGGAAGATTCTTATTTTTTCTCCAGTCTATAATTGTAGGAATAGAAACGTGTAGGAATTTTGAAGCTTCGGTCTGAGAAATTAGATCTTCAGGTTGGCTTTCCTCATTTTTTGAAGGGGCTATAAAATTCTGCGCTTTATTGAGAATAATCTCAACTGCTTTTTCTAAATCACCTTTAGAATGTGAATAAAGTTGTATCGACATTTTAATAAACTTTTATTGGTTTTTCTAATGCCAAAGTTCAAGTTTAAAAAGACAAAAAAATAAATTCCGCTAAAAAACGGAATTTAATAGGAGTTTAAAACGATGATTATTAATTGATTAATTTTTGTTCAGGAATTTTTAACGGACAATTGAATTTAATTCTCTTTGGCTTATTTCATCCAAATCAAATTTTTTATCTCTATGAGCTTTTTCTATTGATAAATTATTAGACTCTTCTGGTTTCTCAGCAAAATGCGTTAATAAATATTGTAAATCAGAAACATTATAATCAAATTCATTTCCTTTGTATTTTGAGAAAAATCGCATTATATATTTAATATCTTTTGTTTCTAAACTTTTCGTTGTGGGAAAGTTAATTATTGAATTATCTTCAAGAAAAATGAATAAATTTCTGAATTCATTTCTTAACTCTTTTTGTTAAAAAATACCTTATCAACTAAACCATCAAACAACTTAAATGCATTTCTAATCTCAATGTTAACTTTTAAACTTTTTCTTAAATTTGTTGAATATGAAAATTGATCTTGCTTATTTTTTATTTCAGAAAGTTTAAGTTGGGTTTCTATTTCTTCATTTTTCTTTCCCACTAAATTTGAAGGGTAAAACTCTTCCAAATCAACCCAAGAATATCCAAATCCTTTAGTTTCATCAAATATGATTGGAGCCTGAAGATCTATATGTATTTTTATCAAATCTGTTCCATATATAAAATTTGAATCTATTTTGAATTTCTTCCAGTCATTTTCTTTTCCATATAAATCTTTAAATGTTGATGCGTTTGAAAATTCCTTTTCTATAGGCGCACTAATGTTGTCTCTCAGATAAAAAGGATTTAAAAGTTTAGTATAAGAGACTTTAGTTCTTACATAAACTTCTTCAACTATTGCATTTAACTTTAGATTTAGGTTGCTTCTTAATACCTGCACATCAGAAATATTTACTGTCCCAACTTTATATGACTCCAAATCTTCTATAATCAAACTTTGCATTTTTCGATCATCAAATAAAAAAGGCGAAATCTTCAGAAAATCCGGATTATTTATAAAATAAGGGCTTTGTAGAAATTCTGGTCGTTCTTCTTTGGAATAACAACAGTAGAAGTAATAAAAATCATTTATTAAGATTATTCTTTCTGATATTATAAAAATTTCAATCAGATAATAGAGATTAAGGTATATCGCAACATCATTTTCGTCATTTAAATCATATTCAAAAAGTATATTAAATTTTAATGAAAAATCATCAGAAACAAAAAGAAAACGAACTACTGAATGGATATGTAACTCTTTCTTTAAAAATAATTTTTCAAACTTTTGTATTAATGATTCACGATTTTGATATAAAAAGAAAAACCTAGTTACATCGTCAGTATAACTAATTTTATCATAATCTTGAAGGATTTGAAATATTTCAGGATTTATAGAAAAGAATTTTTTTAAAAAATCCAGGTTTTTCTTTTCTGACGAAAGATATTTTGTAAATTTTAAATCGTTTATTTCCATGCCTTATCCATTTGATCGTCAGTAAATGCTTCAGTAACTTTCATATATTTATCCAAAACAGCATCCTTTTTAATGTTTGCTATTTTCTTAATTGCTTTCGGCTCCATTCCTAAAAGAAGAGAGTTTGTGATAAATGTTTTCCTGGCTGTATGGCTTGTAATAAATTTACATTTTGGCTTGGTCAAAGATTTTTTTGATTACCCACAAACCAATGTATTGTGAAAGGTTGCGTAAGTTCTGCTTTCTCACAACATTCTTTTATGTATTCATTGAATTTTTGAGATGAAATATGAGGTAATGGCTCGTAAATAGTGCCTTTATACTTATTCAAAATCTCTTTTGCGTATTTATTTAGTTTAATAGCATGATTTTGAGTTTTAGTCTTTTGGATTGATAAGATAATATGTTCTTCAGAAATATTTGCCAGGTGAAGCTTTGAAAGATCGGAAAATCTTAATCCAGTAAAGCATCCCATACAATAAAAATCCCTGACATGACTTAATCTCTCGCTTTCAAATTCTTTATTATAAAGAATCATCAGCTCTTCAAAAGTTAGATAAACGATATCGATATCATGTTCTGAAGCTTTAAAGTCTTCGAATTTGCGGTTTTCGGTATAGCCTTTTTTAATACTCCATCGAAGCATTGTTTTAATTACAGCAATAATTTTAGCGAAGTAGTTATTTTTAATCTCCTTTTCAAAAAAACAATACTTAGATAATTCTTCAAAAAAATAGTCATCAATACTGTCGAATTCAATTTTGAAATTCTTGTCATTTTGAAATTCTTCAAGAAAATTTTTAACCGTATTTTGAGCTTTTGTTGTATTGTAGGCTTTTGAAAGTTTGCCACTCTCAATAAATTCTTTAAAACAATCAAAAAAGTCAAAATGAGTGGTTTTAATTTCTTCTTCACTATCATATTTCTTCAGGAATAGTTCTTTGGAGAACTCGAGCTTATTTGCTCGGAAAAAGAAAAAGATATCATTGATTTTCTCTTCAGCTTTCTGAAGTTTATCATTCAAAAATTGATAATTATTACTTGGTTCTTTTTTAGCATTCGGTTTAACTCTGGAACCGCTCCAATATTTTTCCAATACGGAAACACCGACATTTTTCCTTATTCTTTCTCCTTCAGCTCTAACGACAAACTGGACGGGTATTAATCCATTTGCATTAATTTTCTCTTTTCTTAATTCAAAACTTACTTTCATTCCAATTAAACCTAAATTAGACAAATTAAAGGGTGGCTAAAAAGGTGGTTTATTTTGAAATTAAGTGAATGAAAAATCAGACAAAATTATATTTCAAAATTCTACACTATTCAAATATACTGATATTTAGATAGTTTAAGAACATTAAAATTAACTAAAAATATAAGGTAGTTCGGTCCTGGGTACAAAAAATCGGCAAACTAGCATCCACACTATGTTTGCCGATTTTTCTATTTCATTCTCTAATGCGCTGAATTTTATTAACGTGTAAAATGAAACCGCATCACTCACCTATCAAGGTTTATCCAACATCCTGGGATAAACGCAATTTAAGCAACCTTAAGAAAGATTGGGAAATAAGGTATACTTATTTCTCTGACGAATTTCCTAACGGTAAAATTATCAGTTTGTCGTTTCTTCACAGTTATGCACAAGTTGCAATAAGTAAAACATCTATTACCAATACATCTATATCATAGAGTTTTCAGATTCCGAAAGCCGGGGACTTATCTTGCCTTGGGTGAACGATGCACAAGCTATGACCGATGCTGTTTCCGGAACTTTGGTATATGATCTTAAAGACCACAAGATAAAGAAAAAAGACAGGCTGGGAAACTGGCTCGATTTGTCTGTAGATCAGTATGGAATAACCGATCACCCATTCATTCCTCTTGGAGATTGGGAAGATCTGCAAAGAGGAAAATTCAGCAACCTACCTGCAAAAACAAGTATAGGTACACCAAGTAATACACTGGGCATCCTGGTACTGGTTAGTATATTATTTTAATTGTGGATTTGGTTTTTCCTACTCTATAAAGATTTTCTGATTACGCTATATTTATTAATCCACATACGGAATTCCGTAAATAATATTTTCTCCCCAATCTGTTGAAGCAAATCTATCAATATTTGAACTTCCTCCTCCAAATGACAAACCGCCACCTTCTTTCCAATAATAATATGTTTTTGCAGTACTACTTGTATTATTGATACGAATTGCACCATCCATCATTGCATATTGAGACAATCCCACAATAAGTGCTGAAATAAGTGTTGATCCTACTATATCAGGAGATACTGAAAAGGCAGTTGAACTATTTGAAAAAGATGATCGAATCCAATAACTGATACCAGAAGTTAGATTAGTTACCATCTTAACAATCATCTGAACATTTACTAACCATTTTCCGGGAGGAAGAGTAATAGATGCACCTGTATATTGGTTACTATTAACAGGGCCTGTAACTCCTGTTCCTAAAGTTCCATACAATAAGTTTAGTTTACCGACTGTTAACAACCAAAATGTATCATCAAACTGATAGAGTCCCGGTCCATTTACATACACAACCTGAGTATTTGTAGATGTTGTTTTACTGGCGGTTACATATACCAATGCTCCCTTTTGCAATCCTGTATAGGTTTTCTGACCTAAGCTCATCTCCAGTTAGTCTCGGGGGTAAAACTCCATCCAGGGATGTTGTTACAGTTGGTTTACCAACTACATCCAAGGTAATTGCTGGATTAGAAGTATTGATCCCCACTTATGCTTTTTGTTATTATAGTTGCCAGAATTAGGAACAAGCCTAGACTTAATCTCTTTTTTTCATTTTTCAAATTTTTGACGATAAATAAATCTCCAGTATGTGATTAAACAAATTTATAATATTTTTTTTTAATTTATTTTTTCTACGTTAATAATTTTATGATTCATAGAAAACTGACAGGCACAAAAACATTGATAAAATTGGGTTGCCTCAAAATGAAGACATTTGGAATATTTTTTTCCATTTTGCCACTGTATTTCTGCTTAGCTTAAAATGTTCCGAAATTTGCTGATTGCTCAGATTTTTTTTCTCTGATAGATAAGAATCTGTACTATATCACATCTATTGTATGATTTGTGTTTTTGATTGATCAGTAAAGATTCGGTAGAAGTTCCAAATATTTTTTATTAAGCTCTAATATATTAAAAGTAGTTAGTTTTTTTTTGTTTAGTAAGCTTCTGCAGTCTTTTTCCTTTTTTGGATACTTTTTGGCGATAATATCTTCAAAAATCACCTTATAGTTGGGCTGGTTGTTTTTCATTTTTTTATTTAGAAAATAAGAAATTATATGTTTTGAACTCAGGAACAGCCTGTTCATAATAAAAAGTACTGGCATATTCTCTTCCCAATATATACTCAGTAAGCGAGATATTTACTACAACATCTTCTTCAAAAACATGAGATCTATAAAACCAAATAAAGTCATCAGATTTTATATCAGGTTCTCCCATGTGATAAAGCATCGTATTTTTATATAAATAAAGATATTTTTCTACCAGTTTTTTTAATTTTTCTTATTGGCTTTATCATTATTGCATGTTTTTATGTTACTTTATTGGGATGTATCAGTTAGCCGTATGCTCTTACTATTGTTTCGAATATTTGCTTAACCATTTGTAAAGAGTTGTTTTAGGTATTCTATACCGTTCCATTACATCATTTTTGGTCATTTCACCAGTATTGATCTGTTCTAAAATAAAATCAATCATTTCTACTGTATATACACTTTTTCGGAATCGTGGCAGATTCGTTTTTTTTGAGATCGATTTGGATGGAGATGTATACAGTATCAAATGCTGAGAATAAAGCCTGAAAAAATCATATTCAAGTAACTTACACCATTTCAACAGAATATGGGTAGGAAGATTTTCCTGCTGGTACATCTCTTCTACTTCTATACTGGGACACTTCATAAAATTACAAATGCGGGACACTTCTACCCCGTTTTCTGTAACATGCTGCCTGATGAGAGAACCAAGATGTATGTTTTTAAAATTCATTTTTATAATATTTTTCATTACAGATACATGATGAACTTCCTTGTTTGATTTTAGGTTTTTATCCCATACTTCTGTAAATATTTTCATTTTAAATATAAAATCAGTTCGTATTGA of the Chryseobacterium capnotolerans genome contains:
- a CDS encoding BfmA/BtgA family mobilization protein, with the translated sequence MGELCKKKGLSKKEFITVSLDFFERTGLDPIKHESPKAELEKVIKRIDQIIAFIKTQEKETIRPSFEAIVSSEERIKNDLSKILKIEHFNEFIRGFNSFAMETKNSLKLLNQNNHNEH
- a CDS encoding toprim domain-containing protein; protein product: MNCKQFNSVQLEEVLLSLGHLPKKQNEKEAWFLNPFGTETEASFKLDKRQNIWYLHSEGVGGNNIDFLKKYFNYSINEILSWASEKSFSSFHQQTEIEKPNYNITEVAEIQNWNLKKYLFERGLTQRSFRFLKEIKFTINNKKLYAVGFENLSGGWELRNSFYKGSLLKKDISIIKNDSNKIVVFEGFFDALSYIELQEKLKEDIIILNSISMLNRAKNYLQSYSEILLFLDNDSAGKKTKDELLSSFSNAVDYSFMYKDYKDFNEFLVVDKGGFIQQDETGQSHCFILPLRGNN
- a CDS encoding helix-turn-helix domain-containing protein codes for the protein MSIQLYSHSKGDLEKAVEIILNKAQNFIAPSKNEESQPEDLISQTEASKFLHVSIPTIIDWRKNKNLPYYNFSGRFYYSKKELLEYGRRNRK
- a CDS encoding phage integrase SAM-like domain-containing protein — protein: MKVSFELRKEKINANGLIPVQFVVRAEGERIRKNVGVSVLEKYWSGSRVKPNAKKEPSNNYQFLNDKLQKAEEKINDIFFFFRANKLEFSKELFLKKYDSEEEIKTTHFDFFDCFKEFIESGKLSKAYNTTKAQNTVKNFLEEFQNDKNFKIEFDSIDDYFFEELSKYCFFEKEIKNNYFAKIIAVIKTMLRWSIKKGYTENRKFEDFKASEHDIDIVYLTFEELMILYNKEFESERLSHVRDFYCMGCFTGLRFSDLSKLHLANISEEHIILSIQKTKTQNHAIKLNKYAKEILNKYKGTIYEPLPHISSQKFNEYIKECCEKAELTQPFTIHWFVGNQKNL
- a CDS encoding transposase, which encodes MNFKNIHLGSLIRQHVTENGVEVSRICNFMKCPSIEVEEMYQQENLPTHILLKWCKLLEYDFFRLYSQHLILYTSPSKSISKKTNLPRFRKSVYTVEMIDFILEQINTGEMTKNDVMERYRIPKTTLYKWLSKYSKQ